From Nitrosopumilus zosterae, the proteins below share one genomic window:
- a CDS encoding DUF5679 domain-containing protein, translating to MVQAYCVKCRAKRDIKDPKETKLKNGRPAVKGTCPTCGTNVFRIGAMPK from the coding sequence ATGGTTCAAGCATATTGCGTAAAATGCAGAGCAAAAAGGGATATCAAAGATCCCAAAGAAACTAAACTAAAGAATGGACGTCCAGCTGTAAAAGGCACATGTCCTACTTGTGGAACTAATGTATTCCGTATTGGCGCAATGCCAAAATAA
- a CDS encoding translation initiation factor IF-2 subunit beta gives MTKAEYEKLLKRIQDKLGDNNEDSSTRFELPIVDVMWEGQKTFLRNFSEFPKVLRRDPDKVLQYLSKEFAVPAERLGDKAMFVGRRAPDDFTRLFQIYVKDYLECPTCKSPDTKILKENRISFLICEACGAKSTLKGKYA, from the coding sequence TTGACTAAAGCAGAATATGAAAAACTACTCAAACGTATTCAGGACAAATTAGGTGATAATAATGAAGATTCTTCGACTAGGTTTGAACTTCCTATTGTAGATGTAATGTGGGAAGGACAAAAAACTTTTCTTCGTAATTTTTCAGAATTTCCAAAGGTTCTTCGCAGAGATCCTGATAAAGTTCTCCAATATCTCTCAAAAGAATTTGCAGTTCCTGCTGAAAGACTTGGTGATAAAGCGATGTTTGTAGGACGGCGAGCTCCTGACGATTTTACAAGATTATTTCAAATTTATGTTAAAGATTACCTTGAATGTCCTACATGTAAAAGTCCAGATACTAAAATCCTTAAAGAAAATCGCATCTCATTTTTAATTTGTGAAGCATGTGGTGCAAAGTCTACTTTGAAGGGTAAATATGCGTAA
- a CDS encoding DUF424 domain-containing protein, with translation MQFSVRVTEYQKNMMLNICDAELLGKKIIQDELNIHISESYYGQRFVEKDEAINLLKQSSIINMVGKETISLSINLGVGSENGVKTISGVPFLIVFNM, from the coding sequence ATGCAGTTCTCAGTACGTGTAACTGAGTATCAAAAAAATATGATGCTCAATATTTGTGATGCTGAATTGTTAGGGAAAAAAATTATTCAGGATGAATTAAACATCCATATCAGCGAAAGCTATTATGGTCAACGATTTGTTGAAAAAGACGAAGCGATTAATTTGCTAAAACAATCTTCGATTATAAACATGGTCGGAAAAGAAACAATTTCATTGTCTATTAATCTTGGAGTAGGTTCTGAAAATGGAGTTAAAACAATTTCTGGCGTTCCATTTCTGATCGTTTTTAATATGTAA
- a CDS encoding serine protein kinase RIO, with translation MNSDDVMSDDLLFDDLSRKIESKVDKKLIFKSKRGGLKDGFKKGKVINEVLDKPTVMTLYKMITDHVIAYVNGAISAGKESVLFWGVDGNDVNVALKIYLVSTSNFKKREPYILGDPRFSHIKKGTKNLVYLWAKKEFRNLSQCYEAGIPVPRPLYLVKNILMMEFIGQDGAPSKLLLYSEVDEDDYHKAICIIKDLYNKAKLVHGDFSEYNIFKTENGLVVFDLGSGVDLRHPNAQEFLKRDINNITKFFHKRGISVEDPIKLFEEIVQ, from the coding sequence ATGAATTCTGATGATGTAATGTCTGATGATTTACTTTTTGATGATTTGAGTAGAAAGATAGAATCCAAGGTTGATAAAAAATTAATTTTTAAATCTAAACGAGGAGGTCTGAAGGACGGATTCAAAAAAGGTAAAGTGATCAATGAAGTTTTGGATAAACCAACTGTCATGACTCTTTACAAAATGATCACGGATCATGTTATTGCATATGTTAATGGAGCTATAAGTGCTGGAAAAGAATCAGTTCTTTTTTGGGGTGTTGATGGAAATGATGTTAATGTAGCATTAAAAATTTATTTGGTTAGTACATCAAATTTTAAAAAACGTGAACCATACATACTTGGTGATCCAAGATTTTCTCATATCAAAAAAGGTACAAAAAATTTAGTTTATCTATGGGCAAAAAAGGAATTTCGTAACTTATCTCAATGCTATGAGGCTGGAATTCCAGTTCCAAGACCGCTTTACCTTGTAAAAAATATCCTGATGATGGAATTTATAGGTCAAGATGGCGCTCCATCCAAATTATTACTATATTCAGAAGTTGATGAAGATGATTATCATAAAGCAATTTGTATCATTAAGGATCTTTACAATAAAGCAAAGTTGGTCCACGGTGATTTTTCAGAATATAATATTTTTAAAACGGAAAATGGATTAGTAGTTTTTGATCTAGGTTCTGGAGTTGATCTTAGACATCCAAATGCACAAGAATTTCTTAAAAGAGATATTAATAACATTACAAAATTCTTCCATAAAAGAGGAATTTCTGTTGAAGATCCAATTAAATTATTTGAGGAAATTGTACAATGA
- a CDS encoding KH domain-containing protein: MSFEKLIRIPNDRIAVLIGKSGNVKSKIESICHVSLDIDGETGEVFIKSQGDVEKIQPFKAMEIVTAIGRGFSPENAMTLLQGENALHVIDLREFAGKSNANVERIKGRIIGEGGRARRNMENLSGTHISVYGKTVSIIGDSSKLRLAVDAISSISSGSMHGAVYTKLEAANRRDKQEKMKLWEDQDVFD; the protein is encoded by the coding sequence ATGAGTTTTGAAAAATTAATTCGTATTCCAAATGATAGAATTGCTGTTTTAATTGGAAAATCGGGTAATGTGAAATCAAAAATTGAATCTATATGTCATGTTTCTTTAGACATTGATGGTGAAACTGGTGAAGTTTTTATTAAATCTCAAGGTGATGTAGAAAAAATTCAACCATTCAAAGCAATGGAAATTGTTACAGCTATTGGTAGAGGTTTTTCACCAGAAAATGCTATGACTTTATTGCAAGGTGAAAATGCATTGCATGTAATTGATCTTAGAGAATTTGCTGGAAAATCTAATGCCAATGTTGAAAGGATAAAAGGGAGGATCATTGGAGAAGGTGGTAGAGCTAGACGAAATATGGAAAATCTTAGTGGTACTCATATCTCAGTTTATGGAAAAACTGTTTCAATTATTGGTGATTCAAGTAAATTACGATTAGCTGTGGATGCGATATCTTCTATTTCAAGTGGAAGTATGCATGGAGCAGTTTATACAAAATTAGAAGCTGCAAATCGAAGAGATAAACAAGAAAAAATGAAATTATGGGAAGATCAAGATGTCTTTGATTAA